From Saimiri boliviensis isolate mSaiBol1 chromosome 9, mSaiBol1.pri, whole genome shotgun sequence, a single genomic window includes:
- the KLHL40 gene encoding kelch-like protein 40, with protein MALGLEQAEEQRLYQQTLLQDGLKDMLDHGKFLDCVVRAGEREFPCHRLVLAACSPYFRARFLAAPESAGELQLEEVSADVVAQVLHYLYTSEIALDEASVQDLFAAAHRFQIPSIFTICVSFLQKRLCLSNCLAVFRLGLLLDCARLAVAARDFICAHFTLVARDADFLGLSADELIAIISSDGLNVEKEEAVFEAVMRWAGSGEAEVQAERQRALPTVFESVRCRLLPRAFLESRVERHPLVRAQPELLRKVQMVKDAHEGRLTTLRRKKKGRDAGKEAEKGAGEAKPEDEEDERILPGILNDTLRFGMFLQDLIFMVSEEGAVAYDPAANECYCASLSSQVPKNHVSLVTKENQVFVAGGLFYNEDNKEDPMSAYFLQFDHLDSEWLGMPPLPSPRCLFGLGEALNSIYVVGGREIKDGERCLDSVLCYDRLSFKWGESDPLPYAVYGHVVLSHMDLVYVIGGKGGDRKCLNKMCVYDPKKFEWKELAPMRTARSLFGATVHDGRIVVAAGVTDTGLTSSAEVYSITDNKWAPFEAFPQERSSLSLVSLVGTLYAIGGFATLETESGELVPTELNDIWRYNEEEKKWEGVLREIAYAAGATFLPVRLNVLRLTKM; from the exons CTGTACCAGCAGACGCTCCTGCAGGACGGGCTCAAGGACATGCTGGACCACGGCAAGTTCCTGGACTGCGTGGTGCGCGCGGGCGAGCGCGAGTTCCCGTGCCACCGCCTGGTGCTGGCCGCCTGCAGCCCCTACTTCCGCGCGCGCTTCCTGGCCGCGCCCGAGAGCGCGGGCGAGCTGCAGCTGGAGGAGGTGTCGGCGGACGTGGTGGCCCAGGTGCTGCACTACCTGTACACGTCGGAGATCGCGCTGGACGAGGCCAGCGTGCAGGACCTGTTCGCCGCGGCGCACCGCTTCCAGATCCCGTCCATCTTCACCATCTGCGTGTCCTTCCTGCAGAAGCGCCTGTGCCTCTCCAACTGCCTGGCCGTGTTCCGCCTGGGGCTCCTGCTGGACTGCGCGCGCCTGGCTGTGGCCGCCCGCGATTTCATCTGCGCGCACTTCACGCTGGTGGCGCGCGACGCCGACTTCCTGGGACTCTCGGCCGATGAGCTCATCGCCATCATCTCCAGCGACGGCCTGAACgtggagaaggaggaggcggTGTTCGAGGCGGTCATGCGCTGGGCGGGCAGCGGCGAGGCCGAGGTGCAGGCGGAGCGCCAGCGCGCGCTGCCCACCGTCTTCGAGAGCGTGCGCTGCCGCCTGCTGCCGCGCGCCTTCCTGGAGAGCCGCGTGGAGCGCCACCCCCTTGTGCGCGCCCAGCCCGAGCTGCTGCGCAAGGTGCAGATGGTGAAGGACGCGCACGAGGGCCGCCTCACCACGCTGCGcaggaagaagaaggggagggaCGCTGGCAAGGAGGCCGAGAAGGGCGCAGGCGAAGCCAAACCAGAGGACGAGGAGGACGAGCGCATCCTACCCGGGATCCTCAACGACACCCTGCGCTTCGGCATGTTCCTGCAGGACCTCATCTTCATGGTCAGTGAGGAGGGCGCGGTGGCCTACGACCCCGCAGCCAACGAGTGCTACTGCGCCTCCCTCTCCAGCCAAGTCCCCAAGAACCACGTCAGCCTGGTTACCAAGGAGAACCAGGTCTTCGTGGCTGGAGGCCTCTTCTACAACGAAGACAACAAAGAGGACCCCATGAGCGCGTACTTCCTGCAG TTTGACCACCTGGACTCAGAGTGGCTGGGGATGCCACCGCTGCCCTCACCCCGCTGCCTCTTTGGCCTGGGCGAGGCCCTCAACTCCATCTATGTGGTCGGTGGCAGAGAGATCAAGGATGGCGAGCGCTGCCTGGACTCCGTCCTGTGCTACGACCGGCT GTCATTCAAATGGGGCGAGTCGGACCCGCTGCCCTACGCGGTATACGGCCACGTGGTGCTGTCTCACATGGACCTTGTCTACGTCATTGGCGGCAAAGGTGGCGACCG GAAGTGCCTGAACAAGATGTGCGTCTATGACCCCAAGAAGTTCGAGTGGAAGGAGTTGGCACCCATGCGGACCGCCCGCTCACTCTTCGGGGCCACTGTCCACGATGGCCGAATTGTGGTGGCAGCTGGGGTCACCGACACAGGGCTGACCAGTTCTGCTGAGGTGTACAGCATCACAGACAACAA GTGGGCACCCTTCGAGGCCTTCCCGCAGGAACGCAGCTCCCTCAGCCTGGTCAGCCTGGTGGGTACCCTCTATGCCATCGGTGGCTTTGCCACACTGGAGACTGAGTCCGGAGAGCTTGTTCCCACAGAGCTCAATGACATCTGGAG GTATAACGAGGAGGAGAAGAAGTGGGAGGGCGTCCTTCGGGAGATCGCCTACGCGGCCGGTGCCACCTTCCTGCCGGTGCGGCTCAACGTGCTTCGCCTGACCAAGATGTGA
- the HHATL gene encoding protein-cysteine N-palmitoyltransferase HHAT-like protein isoform X2: protein MRIKTALPAAELGLYSLVLSGALAYAGRGLLEASQDGVHRKAFRESVRPGWEYIGRKMDVADFEWVMWFTSFRNVIVFALSGHVLFAKLCTMVAPQLRSWMYAVYGVLAVTGTMGPWYLLLLLGHCVGLYVASLLGQPWLCLGLGLASLASFKMDPLISWQSGFVTGTFDLQEVLFHGGSGFTVLRCTSFALESCAHPDRHYSLADLLKYNFYLPFFFFGPIMTFDRFHAQVSQVEPVRREGELWHIRAQAGLSVAAIMAVDVFFHFFYILTIPSDLKFANRLPDSALAGLAYSNLVYDWVKAAILFGVVNTVACLDHLDPPQPPKCITALYVFAETHFDRGINDWLCKYVYDHVGGEHSAVIPELAATVATFAITTLWLGPCDIVYLWSFLNCFGLNFELWVQKLAEWGPLARIEGPGPLWSLELLGHHHVQPCEPEQPRVHGAGCSAPATHRVPPDHAGRPVCHLLRCSAGEGA from the exons ATGCGCATCAAGACGGCATTGCCCGCGGCTGAGCTGGGCCTGTACTCTCTGGTGCTGAGTGGGGCCCTGGCCTATGCTGGCCGCGGCCTCCTTGAGGCCTCACAAG ATGGGGTCCACAGGAAGGCGTTTCGGGAGTCTGTGCGACCTGGCTGGGAGTACATTGGCCGGAAGATG GATGTGGCCGACTTCGAGTGGGTGATGTGGTTCACGTCCTTCCGCAACGTCATCGTCTTCGCCCTCTCCGGACACGTGCTGTTTGCCAAACTCTGCACGATGGTCGCCCCCCAG CTCCGCTCATGGATGTACGCCGTGTACGGGGTCCTGGCCGTGACGGGCACGATGGGGCCGTGgtacctgctgctgctgcttggtCACTGTGTGGGCCTCTATGTGGCCTCGCTCTTGGGCCAGCCCTGGCTCTGTCTCGGCCTTGgcctggccagcctggcctccttCAAGATGGACCCTCTAATCTCTTGGCAG AGCGGGTTTGTAACAGGCACTTTTGATCTTCAAGAGGTGCTGTTTCACGGGGGCAGCGGCTTCACCGTGCTGCGCTGCACCAGCTTTGCGCTGGAGAGCTGTGCCCACCCTGACCGCCACTACTCCCTGGCTGACCTGCTCAAGTACAACTTCTACCTGCCATTCTTCTTCTTTGGGCCCATCATGACCTTCGATCGCTTCCACGCCCAG GTAAGCCAGGTGGAGCCGGTGAGACGCGAGGGTGAGCTGTGGCACATCCGAGCACAGGCAGGCCTCAGCGTGGCAGCCATCATGGCCGTGGACGTCTTTTTTCACTTCTTCTACATCCTCACCATCCCCAGTGACCTCAAGTTTGCCAACCGTCTCCCAGACAGTGCCCTTG CTGGCCTCGCCTACTCGAACCTGGTGTATGACTGGGTGAAGGCCGCCATCCTCTTCGGCGTCGTCAACACCGTGGCGTGCCTCGACCACCTggacccgccccagcctcccaaatgcaTCACTGCCCTCTACGTCTTCGCGGAAAC GCACTTTGACCGTGGCATCAACGACTGGCTTTGCAA ATACGTGTATGACCACGTTGGTGGGGAGCATTCCGCCGTGATCCCGGAGCTGGCAGCCACCGTGGCCACGTTCGCCATCACCACTCTGTGGCTTGGGCCTTGTGACATTGTCTACCTGTGGTCATTCCTTAACTGCTTTGGTCTCAACTTCGAGCTCTGGGTGCAAAAACTGGCGGAGTGGGGGCCCCTAGCACGAATCGAG GGTCCGGGCCCTCTTTggagccttgaacttctgggccaTCATCATGTACAACCTTGTGAGCCTGAACAGCCTCGAGTTCACGGAGCTGGTTGCTCGGCGCCTGCTACTCACAG GGTTCCCCCAGACCACGCTGGCCGTCCTGTTTGTCACCTACTGCGGTGTTCAGCTGGTGAAGGAGCGTGA
- the HHATL gene encoding protein-cysteine N-palmitoyltransferase HHAT-like protein isoform X1 — protein sequence MRIKTALPAAELGLYSLVLSGALAYAGRGLLEASQDGVHRKAFRESVRPGWEYIGRKMDVADFEWVMWFTSFRNVIVFALSGHVLFAKLCTMVAPQLRSWMYAVYGVLAVTGTMGPWYLLLLLGHCVGLYVASLLGQPWLCLGLGLASLASFKMDPLISWQSGFVTGTFDLQEVLFHGGSGFTVLRCTSFALESCAHPDRHYSLADLLKYNFYLPFFFFGPIMTFDRFHAQVSQVEPVRREGELWHIRAQAGLSVAAIMAVDVFFHFFYILTIPSDLKFANRLPDSALAGLAYSNLVYDWVKAAILFGVVNTVACLDHLDPPQPPKCITALYVFAETHFDRGINDWLCKYVYDHVGGEHSAVIPELAATVATFAITTLWLGPCDIVYLWSFLNCFGLNFELWVQKLAEWGPLARIEASLSVQMSRRVRALFGALNFWAIIMYNLVSLNSLEFTELVARRLLLTGFPQTTLAVLFVTYCGVQLVKERERSLALEEEQRQDKEKLE from the exons ATGCGCATCAAGACGGCATTGCCCGCGGCTGAGCTGGGCCTGTACTCTCTGGTGCTGAGTGGGGCCCTGGCCTATGCTGGCCGCGGCCTCCTTGAGGCCTCACAAG ATGGGGTCCACAGGAAGGCGTTTCGGGAGTCTGTGCGACCTGGCTGGGAGTACATTGGCCGGAAGATG GATGTGGCCGACTTCGAGTGGGTGATGTGGTTCACGTCCTTCCGCAACGTCATCGTCTTCGCCCTCTCCGGACACGTGCTGTTTGCCAAACTCTGCACGATGGTCGCCCCCCAG CTCCGCTCATGGATGTACGCCGTGTACGGGGTCCTGGCCGTGACGGGCACGATGGGGCCGTGgtacctgctgctgctgcttggtCACTGTGTGGGCCTCTATGTGGCCTCGCTCTTGGGCCAGCCCTGGCTCTGTCTCGGCCTTGgcctggccagcctggcctccttCAAGATGGACCCTCTAATCTCTTGGCAG AGCGGGTTTGTAACAGGCACTTTTGATCTTCAAGAGGTGCTGTTTCACGGGGGCAGCGGCTTCACCGTGCTGCGCTGCACCAGCTTTGCGCTGGAGAGCTGTGCCCACCCTGACCGCCACTACTCCCTGGCTGACCTGCTCAAGTACAACTTCTACCTGCCATTCTTCTTCTTTGGGCCCATCATGACCTTCGATCGCTTCCACGCCCAG GTAAGCCAGGTGGAGCCGGTGAGACGCGAGGGTGAGCTGTGGCACATCCGAGCACAGGCAGGCCTCAGCGTGGCAGCCATCATGGCCGTGGACGTCTTTTTTCACTTCTTCTACATCCTCACCATCCCCAGTGACCTCAAGTTTGCCAACCGTCTCCCAGACAGTGCCCTTG CTGGCCTCGCCTACTCGAACCTGGTGTATGACTGGGTGAAGGCCGCCATCCTCTTCGGCGTCGTCAACACCGTGGCGTGCCTCGACCACCTggacccgccccagcctcccaaatgcaTCACTGCCCTCTACGTCTTCGCGGAAAC GCACTTTGACCGTGGCATCAACGACTGGCTTTGCAA ATACGTGTATGACCACGTTGGTGGGGAGCATTCCGCCGTGATCCCGGAGCTGGCAGCCACCGTGGCCACGTTCGCCATCACCACTCTGTGGCTTGGGCCTTGTGACATTGTCTACCTGTGGTCATTCCTTAACTGCTTTGGTCTCAACTTCGAGCTCTGGGTGCAAAAACTGGCGGAGTGGGGGCCCCTAGCACGAATCGAG GCCTCTCTGTCAGTGCAGATGTCCCGCAGGGTCCGGGCCCTCTTTggagccttgaacttctgggccaTCATCATGTACAACCTTGTGAGCCTGAACAGCCTCGAGTTCACGGAGCTGGTTGCTCGGCGCCTGCTACTCACAG GGTTCCCCCAGACCACGCTGGCCGTCCTGTTTGTCACCTACTGCGGTGTTCAGCTGGTGAAGGAGCGTGAGCGAAGCCTGGCACTGGAGGAGGAGCAGAGGCAGGACAAAGAGAAGCTGGAGTAG